The region CATTAATTAAACAGATATTAATTAGATTTAGCATGTTTTATACATTAAATGTTCTTGCTAGCAACTAATGATAAAATATTACTATTTACAGCCCATTACATAACATAGGCAACACTTTCATTTTGTTGGTGAAACACATAGGTAACACTTTCATTTTTGTTGGTGCTTTAAAGAaaacaattattttaaaatgcacATAGCATAAAATAAAAGGGAACGGCATCAAGTATTagtaaatataaaattaaacactaTTTTCTAAATTGATCTGCTAAACCATGAAACAAGGCCCACAGGCACCTTTGTCATACCGTGACGTCAACAAACGCGCAACACGTCGGACAAGGTGGGCTGTTCAAAACGACAGGTACTTACAGTTTATGTCCAGCGAACTTTCTTAGTAAGTCGAATGTGGAGTTGATCCTTGAAATACATCCCCTCCCTCACCAAAAAATATACATATCAGGCGTACTAGGCTCTGTCCTTAAAACCTGCCACACGGTTTTATTTAGGCCTACGCAACGCTTCGAATCCGCCGCTCCCAGATATTATTTAGATACCTAGTAGTTCGTTTTAGACGTTAACACGTTCCGTTACGAGTGGGTTGTCCGTAAGGAATTTGTATTTCTTGTCAAGTGTTTACCTTACTAAATGTCTTCAGCTCTTGGAAGCCCTCCACGAATTCTCCAAAACCAGCCTGCCGACCGCTCGCCAGAATATCCTAAACTTCCTCAAGTCcactccgcctcctcctctctccgccCATATCCACCTGTAACCTACAGCCTTATAGCAAGCTAAACATAGATTAACCTACTCGAATTTACAAAGCAGTGTGTTTTCTGTAGATTGTGAAGGTGCACTGCATCAACAGTTTTTATTGGCTTTTTGGCTGAATGCACACCTGGGCTTTTTATTGTTTGTTAAAACTTCGAACTAATTTATGGATTAAATTTGCGCTTGGTAGTAAGCGCAAAAAGTCTGGAAATCTAGTAAAAAGTCTTTAAAATGTTGTAGTTCTTCGCAATTAGCTTGAATGTTTGAATTCACATTTGTTTCATAACTACCTGACCTGGTTCTGCCAGTCTTACCGGAATTTTATAGTTTCTCACAGACACCACCCCCCACTCAAACaaacgcgcgcgcgcgctcacacacacacacacacacacacacacacacacacacacacacacatttttgtccTCTAGCTCTTAGTTCTACACAGAATGGCTGGTTTTGTTTTACAACTTTGTAAACACATGGCCCCTGCCATTTCGACTCCATGATGATATGCAGGAGCTTAAAATACTCTTAAGTCAAGCAGTGCTAAAGTATTTCACTACTATGTTGTAATCGTTACAGGTTAAGCAACAATAAATATTAGTTATTACATTAAGCAAATACAAGCCTACTATCCTACTGTTACCATGGACTTAATAATTACTAATTAGATCATGTACTAATAATTACATGATCTTGATAACATGAACATACATTGACAACACATACATTTTAATGGttcattatttttttcagtttcaCATTTTCACTCTGCTTTCATTAATTGTCTTCTACTGTAGTGTTTTCCCAGATAAAATCCtgctataataaaaaaaaaattagctactattactactactattgcCATCACTTAGCATTCTGCTAAAATTAGAACGTCCACCGGCTAAAGTTATGTAGGCTACTATCTATTTCCACAAATGCTTCAAGTCACACTTCCTGTCACTTTTCATAGATCTTGTTTGCCAGTGGTTATCACAAGCATAACCGAGTGACCAGTGCACACGTTGAGAAAAAAACACGGCAAACATTTCAATCACCAAACTTTTATCAGTGCAAAGGGAGATCTGGCAGAAAGAAACCTTATCCAGTATATTATCTACACCCTGTGGTGTAATTAATCAGAGACATCAAATCCATAAATAAGGACCTATGGCAGTGAATAGAACTATTTAGTAATCCAATTAACCACTACAAGGCCTAAAACTCTGTCAATGGTTCAATTAAATATAGGAACCATTAATCCACTACATTAACAAGTAAATGAATCCAATAACAGTAGCATGTATAAACAGCTAAATGAAGTATGACTAATTCAAGGTTTCATTGGGCCTCAACAGATATTTAGTTTTGAAATAAAATAGATCAATTTGTTTTTACAAGTAACAAGCACatctacagtggggaaaataagtatttagtcagtcaccaattgtgcaagttctcccacttaaaaagatgagagaggcctgtaattgacatcataggtagacctcaactatgagagacaaaatgtgaaaaaaaattgagaaaatcattttgtctgacttttaaagaatttatttgcaaataatggtggaaaataagtatttggtcacctacaaacaagcaagatttctggctgtcacagacctgtaacttcttttttaagaggctcctctttcccccactcattacctgtattaatggcacctgtttgaagtctttaacagtagaaaagacacctgctcacaacctcaaacagtcacactccaaactccactatggtgaagacgaaagagctgtcggaggacaccagaaaccgaattgtagacctgcaccaggctgggaagactgaatctgcaataggcaagcagcttggtgtgaagaaatctactgtgggcacaataatcagaaaatggaagacctacaagaccactactaatctccctcgatctggggctccacgcaagatctcagcccgtggggtaaAAAttatcacaagaacggtgaggaaaaatcccagaaccacaaggggggatctagtgaatgacctgcagaaagctgggaccaacgttacaaaggctaccatcagcaacacactacgatgccagggactcagatcttgcagtgccagacgtgtccccctgcttaagccagtccatatccaggcacgtctgaagtttgctagagaacatttggatgttccagaagagtattgggagaatgtcatatggtcagatgaaaccaaagtagaactatttggtaaaaacacaactcgtcatgtttggaggacagtgaatgctgagtggcatccaaagaacaccataccaactgtcaagcatgggggtggcaacattatgctttggggctgtttctctgcaaagggaccaggacgactggtccgtgtacatgaaagaatgaatggggccatgtattgtgagattttgggtgcaaacctccttccatcagcaagggcaatgaagatgaaacgtggctgggtctttcagcatgacaatgatcccaagcacactgccagggcaacaaaggagtggcttcgtaagaaacatttcaaagtcctggagtggcctagccagtctcccgatctcaaccccatcgaaaacctttggagggagttaaaagtctgtgttgcccgccgacagccccaaaacatcactgctctagagatctgcatggaggaatgggccaacataccagcaacagtgtgtgccaaccttgtgaaaacttacagaaaacgtttgacctctgtcattgccaacagaggatatacaacaaagtattgagatgaacttttgttattgaccaaatacttattttccaccattatttgcaaataaattctttaaaagtcagacaaaatgattttctcaaattttttcacattttgtctctcatagttgaggtctacctatgatgtcaattaccggcctctctcatcttttaagtgggagaacttgcacaattggtgactgaccaATTACTTATTgtacaaatacttattttccccactgtacaacTACTGACAAAGGCATAGTCAGAGACCCTTTGTCTGCACAATAGGTGTACCTGATATTTGTATAAGTGACTTAGTAAATTACACTtaacagaaaataaaaagccagatattaaatattattaaaagaatattAAATGCCAGATATTCATTTTCAGAAGCAGAAAGAAATATGTGTATAGACCTTGTCAAGAAAGGTGTCAATTTCTCCTTTGAAATGTCTGGTGGAGTCAAAAGTTAATTTGTTGCAAAAGGTCTCATCTGACAATTACTGGATTCCTGTAGTGTAATCAGTTTTATTCGTGagtaccacacccacacctttATCAGCAGGTTTGACTAGTTTTTCTTTGTTCTAATCTAAGCAAATGTAAAAGGCTTCTCATTCATTCTTGGAGATGTTAGATCTCTATTTATTTTCAGGCGACAAAAAAGACATTTTCCACATCTCCTTCACAAGCTTAGATAATGTATTAATAGGTGCACTATTGATTACCGGACAAAAAAAACTTCTGCATTTGAAATATACTCTATGATTGTCAGTAACATTTGAAAGGATCATTGTGAAACAGATATTTAAGTTTAATGTTACACAAACTTTAAAAGCTGTATCTTTGTTTGAAAAGGATCTGGAATGGTTGAGGAGGCAAATGAAAAGATGATGGGCCTCTTTGCTACTGTCTCCCATGATAGCTGTGACACTTAAAATTTCTCTCATGGAATCAAGCATAATTTAGTATTGAGAGTTTTGGTATTGCTGTTAAAAAACTGCCCCACATCTGAATGGAATATGATGGAATGAATATGTTTAATGATGAACAGTACTACAGTTGAGATTTATGGTGCTGTGGTCACAATACTAGACTTAAAATAGTTATATGGTTGGGAAATTCACACCTAAACAATTAAATCTGGCTACAATCATTGGGATTACATTGTTGTTACAGGGATCTAATTCAATAAACATGGATGATGTCAGAGACAACAGACCTGCTCTTCCAGCACATCTGGCATTTTGAACTGTTAAGGAACATCAGAGAACTACTAAGGAGAACACTGTTCATCGTATGGGAGTTTATGTCAGTTGAGTGCCGCCTGGAGCTTCATTTATGCTTGTATCTAAGGAATCTCACATCCTATGATCAAATGGCAGTCCAGGTCTTGTTCAGTCTGAGAGGACCTGGAGGGGACACTTGAGAAACTCCAAATGGCCAATTCTGTATTCAAAATAAAGGAGCTCCAAAGGCAAGGCAAAACGTCTACCTACCAACCAGGACACTGGGTGTGGATGGCGACCAAAGATGGCAGGATGACACCTGTCAGTAAACGGGAGCTTAAGTACATAGGTCTTTAGACAATCCAACACTGCATCACTTTATCAGAGTCCACTCGATGCTGCAGATGACTcttccactcctccacctcctttcAACATGGACGGAGGATCTGTCTACAAAATAAGCACCTTGCTGGACTCTCTGAGACATTAGGAACGACTCCAGTACCTGGTGGACTTGGAGTGGCATGGTGAAGAGCTGGGTGCCAGTGAGTCAAATCCTGGACCCAGAACTGATAGCCTCCTTCCACCATGCTTGTCCATCCAGGCCTGATTCTTGGCATCTGAATCATCCTCACACTACATCCTTCTCTGGAGTGTATGTCATGACCTAGTTGGTACCTATCCAGTGGGACATGCCCACATCTTCAAACAAACCAGGGACATTCATTCATGCTTAAATTTGGGTGGGATTATTGGGGATCTCCTGTTATTTGGTAATGAGCTTTAAGTGGTTTCATGACAATATGCCTGACTTCCCATGTAGTAGGCTATACCATAAGGACATTCACTACAAGAACAAGTGTCTGATACTTATATAATACTTATATACCAGATGGTAAAAGTCGAAGTTAAACTTCGTGAATTCGTCACAATTCACGAACGCGCTAAAAGAGTTCCTGACGTCATCAATAGACGCTCAGGAACCGCGTCATACGTTCGTTGAAAGAAAGCGACGGTGTTCATTGATTGAAGATGAAAACCTCGCAATGCCAAATTTGCTAAAAAATCTTTAACACGTAGTAAACCACTCGGCAAAACTGCTCCTGTTGATACTTCTACGAATCTGTACGCAGACGGTGAGTATTAAGTCGATAGAGATAAAAACTACGCTGTGATATCAGTTTTATTTGGTTAGCTGTCGAGCTAAGGTAGCTGGCTAGCTGGTTAATTTGCACGTTTATTAACACCCCGTAGCAACGATCAAATACCTTAGTGGGTCATGCGTTTACTGCCAGCTATCACTGTGTGGATATAACATGCacaacaaaaaatatttatCCATTTATCCAAGCTGGCGTTGTACGTAGTAAatatttataaacatgctgTTCGGTTGCTGGCTAAATGCTAGCTAACTTGTTAAGAGAATAATCTGAATTTGGGTGGATAGCTCGCTTGTTAGCCAGTTTTTAGAtttctttgttgttttttttgcgtCAGTCGACTCAAAAAATGTTTTTCTACACCTTTAAAAACGCAAAATCACTGAACTTTTTTTCAGTTGTAGTATTGATAGCTTTTTATTGTTTGCCTACGAGCATGTGGAAGACCACGACAAATATTTATGTAGCGTTACCTCTCGTAATACCTGTTATGatgtttaataaatatttaaacattttcttCAGCACAATACTTATTCGAAAATCGAAAGCCTTTGTTTAAAATCGAAATACATAATAACAGGGTATTTGTGCTAACAAATAATCGTCTGTAAACATCCTGCTTTAGTTTGCTCAAACTATGTAAATCTACAACTTGCTTATTCGTCTCCAGAGCAACGACATCTCAGCTTGTCACTTGGAACCGTTGATGTTGTCTGGGTTGTATAAATACCACTTGATGCTCTTAATTCAATATACATGTATTTTATGGCTATTTGTGATGCCCTGTCTTGCAGACGGCGAGCTGGCGCAAGTAGCAGGGTGCCCGTGGACCATGAGAGACGGTGGGGCAAGCTTGGCTCATAACCGCTGGCAGGGAGAGCTCTCCTTGAATGTGAGCCACGAGGGAAATCATGGAGGTATGGCAGGCGGACATCTCTTGGGCTCCGAGTCCCCTCACAGTGCTCAGAGCAGCATGCACATAAAATTGAGCCAAAAGGAGGATTGGACTGGAGAATCCATGGACCCGGATGAAATGGGTgaagaggatggtttcgatgaagatgaggtggatgaggaggaggacttTGAAGATGAACACCTGGAGGATGCAGAAGAGATGAATTTTGAATGTGCTCCACTggaagatgaggatgaagaaGTGGACTGGCTTGTCCCACATGACTCGTTGTCACACATGCAGCAATACCAGATGCTGTCACCTTCAGAGAAAGAGCAAATCGAACTCGACGCCATGGACTTTCCAGAGAGCCCTCTCCGGGCTCGGCTTCACGGGCTCAGGCAACAGAGGCTAAAGCGATGGAGGAGGCTCCGTGCCTGTACAGGCCTGCGTTTCCGACTTGCTCAGAACTGGAAGACATGGCGGCAACGAGCATTGTGGGTAGGCACGCTTGGGCACAGGCGGGCAAGACGGTGGCGCCAGTATAGTCTTTATTCAAGCAGACAAAGGCGGGATCCAGTGCGTAGATTAGCCCTGCAGACTGCAAATGGAAGCCAAACCGGTAAGAGATGTTGTTGTAAGCTGAACTAGTTCTTAATATTTTATAGAAGCTCATTAGTATTTAAGCCAATGACTTTTAACAAAAAGTATAAACGGAAGACACTGGTCAGTATTCGACTTGCTGATTTAAGCAATATCTCATGGTAAACATGTCCTTTTCTCCTCAGAACCTTCATTTAGTGATTTGAATGGTCTTCATGGCCTTTCACAGTCCAGCTTAACAGTCAGTGTTGGAAAACCTGACGTCAGGGATTTCTCCTCAGTGCTTAGTATGAAGCCCACCACTCAAAAGGTGGAAATGGCCCTCACAGAAGAACATGTGTCCTATGTCCAAGGTAAGCAGTGATGGAGGTCTACCATCTCCTTATTGGGAAACTGACCctggagagagaaaaacagctTTTGACCATtgcctgtttattttattttaaaataccaGAGCAAAAATAAGGTGCATATTCATATTTTGGATTAAGATAACTGTATTTGCCAATTAGTTACCTAAAAGGCAATTTTGTACAAGTTAATTTGGATCCAAACAACTTTACAGATCACTTAATGTAGTTTTAAAAATTCAGCTTGATTTTAGTCTGCCCCCAAAGTATTTCAGACTTCAGAGGCAACAATCAGACACAAGTTATTTATATTCAAGTCCCATACAAATATATTCATATTTATTTCTTTGCCAGGAATTTTGGATGAGTCGCTCCacaaatatggcagtctgataCCTATacatgctgatgacattgtaCAACAACTGGAAGAGGTTTTCAGTGAGATCTTCTCACAGCCTCACAGGTATGTCAAACCAAATATATATTCATATGATATAGATAAGAACACATGGACATATTGACAAACCAATGAACGCACAAATCACTGCTGTGAAGATTTGCATTTAACAAAAATGGATTGTGATTGATTCTCAGACGGGCAGAGGTGCTGCGGCTTATCCAGTCTTATCAAAGGTCACCGGGTACGAGCATGGTACGAGGGTTCAGTGTAAACTACAAGCGTCACGTTCTTACCATGGATGACCTTAGCACCCTGTATGGACAGAACTGGCTTAATGACCAGGTGCAGTATGGACCCCCTGCAAACATGATCGTCCTTCTACACCACATCTCCATCCCAGCACTGCCTTATATCTGTTGTGTTTCCTCCCAGGTCATGAACATGTATGGAGATCTTGTAATGGATTCGGTCCCTGACAAGGTGATGAGTAATAAAATGTCTTTTCATGCCTTTTAGAGTATGTCCACGGTAGCCCTTTGTGACATTATCAAAATGTGCTTGTATCCATGTTCCCTCAGGTTCATTTCTTCAACAGCTTCTTTTATGACAAGCTGAGAACTAAAGGTTATGATGGTGTTAAACGGTGGACAAAAAATGTAAGACTTTTTCTCCTGTTCTTGTTTTCCCTTCAAATATTTAGAATGTTGTTATAAAGGAATTTTACAACATCATTtagattacttttttttttaccgatAATACAGGTTGTAC is a window of Brachyhypopomus gauderio isolate BG-103 chromosome 14, BGAUD_0.2, whole genome shotgun sequence DNA encoding:
- the senp3b gene encoding sentrin-specific protease 3b encodes the protein MRDGGASLAHNRWQGELSLNVSHEGNHGGMAGGHLLGSESPHSAQSSMHIKLSQKEDWTGESMDPDEMGEEDGFDEDEVDEEEDFEDEHLEDAEEMNFECAPLEDEDEEVDWLVPHDSLSHMQQYQMLSPSEKEQIELDAMDFPESPLRARLHGLRQQRLKRWRRLRACTGLRFRLAQNWKTWRQRALWVGTLGHRRARRWRQYSLYSSRQRRDPVRRLALQTANGSQTEPSFSDLNGLHGLSQSSLTVSVGKPDVRDFSSVLSMKPTTQKVEMALTEEHVSYVQGILDESLHKYGSLIPIHADDIVQQLEEVFSEIFSQPHRRAEVLRLIQSYQRSPGTSMVRGFSVNYKRHVLTMDDLSTLYGQNWLNDQVMNMYGDLVMDSVPDKVHFFNSFFYDKLRTKGYDGVKRWTKNVDIFSKDLLLIPIHLEVHWSLVSVDIKRRFITYFDSQRTLNRRCPKHIFKYLQAEAMLKQQRDFLTGWRGFFKMNVGRQNNDSDCGAFVLQYCKCLALEQPFSFSQQDMPKLRRLMYKELCHRKLSL